A portion of the Agrobacterium tumefaciens genome contains these proteins:
- a CDS encoding ABC transporter permease — protein sequence MTDISGNIAPQPSVKSRSLFQLAALRFRRNKAAMAGSIMLVLITLFSFIGPHFLSHTYDQVFSSYVSVAPSLEPRPDVNNLQSVMEGVAGRARVELKEFAVEGQTFTATVNSTSPIDPRTTRYFDRANEFENTKVVATEDDGRTLKLEGDVNREYFFFGTDSNGRDMLARVMLGGQISIAVGVLASLVSLGIGVLYGATAGYIGGRVDNVMMRFVEILYSLPFVFLVVVLVVFFGRSFILIFLVIGAVEWLDMARIVRGQTLALKRREFVAAAQALGLSDWQIIRRHIIPNTIGPVVVFVTVVVPKVILLESFLSFLGLGVQAPLTSWGALISEGANNIQSAPWLLIFPAIFFVLTLFSLNFVGDGLRDALDPKDR from the coding sequence ATGACTGATATCTCCGGCAATATCGCCCCTCAGCCATCGGTGAAAAGCCGAAGCCTGTTCCAGCTTGCAGCCCTGCGTTTCAGACGAAACAAGGCCGCCATGGCTGGCTCCATCATGCTTGTGCTGATCACACTTTTCTCATTTATCGGCCCGCATTTCCTTTCACACACCTATGATCAGGTGTTTTCGTCCTACGTCTCCGTCGCGCCAAGCCTCGAGCCGCGCCCGGACGTGAACAACCTCCAGAGCGTCATGGAAGGTGTGGCAGGCCGTGCGCGCGTCGAACTGAAGGAGTTTGCCGTCGAAGGGCAGACTTTCACGGCAACGGTTAACTCCACCAGCCCGATTGACCCGCGCACGACACGTTATTTCGACCGCGCCAACGAATTCGAAAACACGAAAGTCGTTGCTACGGAAGATGATGGTCGAACGCTTAAGTTGGAAGGCGATGTCAATCGCGAATACTTCTTCTTCGGCACAGATTCAAACGGTCGCGACATGCTGGCTCGCGTAATGCTGGGCGGCCAGATCTCCATTGCCGTCGGCGTTCTCGCCAGCCTCGTTTCGCTCGGCATCGGCGTGCTTTACGGCGCTACGGCGGGTTACATCGGCGGGCGCGTCGACAATGTAATGATGCGTTTCGTCGAGATCCTCTATTCGCTGCCCTTCGTCTTCCTGGTCGTGGTTCTCGTGGTTTTCTTCGGGCGTAGCTTCATCCTGATCTTCCTTGTCATTGGCGCAGTGGAGTGGCTGGATATGGCGCGTATCGTGCGTGGCCAGACGCTTGCCTTGAAACGGCGGGAATTTGTGGCGGCAGCTCAGGCCTTGGGTTTGAGCGACTGGCAGATCATCCGCCGTCACATCATCCCCAACACCATCGGTCCCGTGGTCGTGTTCGTGACGGTCGTTGTCCCGAAGGTCATACTTCTTGAAAGCTTTCTCTCCTTCCTGGGGCTTGGCGTTCAGGCACCGCTCACGAGCTGGGGCGCGCTCATTTCCGAAGGCGCCAACAATATTCAGTCGGCCCCGTGGTTACTGATATTCCCGGCAATCTTCTTCGTGCTGACGCTTTTTTCGCTGAACTTCGTAGGCGACGGATTGCGTGATGCACTCGATCCCAAGGATCGTTGA
- the oppB gene encoding oligopeptide ABC transporter permease OppB — protein sequence MISFILRRLASAVPTLFIVVTISFFLMRFAPGGPFNLERPLPPQTMENLMRTYHLDEPLWRQYLIYLGNAATGDFGPSYIYKDNTVAQLIGKGLPYSLQLGCYALLLALVGGILAGTFAALRQNSTFDFSIMSISTIGITVPNFVVAPVLTLIFAVLLGLLPAGSWGDGSLRYLILPMIALALPQLAVIARLTRGAMIEALRMDHIRTARAYGLPSRSVVVIHAMRAAMLPVVSYLAPCAAALLTGSAVIETIFTIPGVGRYFVLGAINRDYTLVMGTVVLIAIFVILFNLVVDILYGLLDPRVRHD from the coding sequence ATGATTTCATTTATCCTGCGCCGTTTGGCGAGCGCCGTGCCGACATTGTTCATCGTCGTCACGATTTCGTTTTTCCTGATGCGTTTCGCACCGGGCGGTCCGTTCAACCTCGAGCGGCCCCTGCCCCCGCAAACCATGGAAAACCTGATGAGAACCTATCATCTGGATGAACCATTGTGGCGCCAGTATCTCATCTATCTCGGCAACGCCGCCACCGGCGATTTCGGTCCGAGCTACATCTACAAGGACAACACCGTCGCCCAGTTGATCGGCAAAGGCCTGCCCTATTCGCTGCAGCTCGGTTGCTATGCTCTTTTGCTGGCGTTGGTCGGCGGCATTCTTGCCGGCACCTTTGCCGCACTCAGGCAGAATAGCACCTTCGATTTCTCCATCATGTCCATCTCGACCATCGGCATCACCGTGCCGAACTTCGTCGTCGCACCTGTCCTCACGCTTATCTTCGCCGTCTTGCTGGGGCTTCTGCCCGCAGGTAGCTGGGGTGATGGGTCGCTACGTTATCTCATTCTTCCGATGATCGCGCTCGCCTTGCCGCAGCTTGCGGTCATCGCGCGTCTGACGCGCGGTGCAATGATCGAGGCTCTGCGCATGGACCATATCCGCACCGCCAGGGCCTATGGCCTCCCGTCTCGCAGCGTCGTGGTGATTCACGCCATGCGCGCGGCGATGCTGCCGGTCGTTTCATATCTTGCGCCTTGCGCCGCAGCGCTGCTGACAGGCTCGGCGGTCATCGAGACGATCTTCACCATTCCCGGTGTCGGCCGCTACTTCGTTCTTGGCGCCATCAATCGCGACTACACGCTGGTCATGGGAACTGTCGTTCTCATCGCCATTTTTGTGATCCTGTTCAATCTCGTGGTCGATATTCTCTACGGCCTGCTCGATCCGAGGGTCAGACATGACTGA
- a CDS encoding peptide ABC transporter substrate-binding protein, which produces MSIKTTTRATLLVGSLLIGASSALAETVLHRGNSGEPQTLDQAQTSINIEAFILKDLYEGLTIYDAAGKIVPGTAESWTLSEDGTVYTFKLRADAKWSDGTPVTAGDFVFSYQRVEDPKTAAKYANILYPIKNAEKINKGETSVDQLGVKAVDDKTLEITLERSTPFFLELLAHQTALPISKASFDKNGTNFVKPGVMVSNGAYKLEAHVPNDSLTVVKNTNFWDASNTKIDKVIFYPIDDQAASVRRFEAKEMDLAYNFSADQIDRLRKAYGEQVHVSPTLATYYYTFDTREAPYNDVRVRQALSMAVDRDFLAKEIYSGSQVPAYSMVPPGMDSYGEPAKAEFATLSQLDREDEAVKLMKEAGYGEGGKPLSVEIRYNTNPNHERVATAIADMWKNTFGAKVSLVNLDVASHYGYLQEGGKYNVARAGWVADYADAENFLALSVSSNKTFNYSKFNNAEYDALMQKSYDEKDPAARSKLLHEAETILMKEQPVAPLLTQADLWLVSNRVKGWEDNAANEHLSRFLSVSE; this is translated from the coding sequence ATGTCGATAAAAACAACAACTCGCGCCACGCTGCTGGTAGGATCGCTTCTGATTGGCGCAAGTTCCGCACTTGCAGAAACAGTTCTTCACCGCGGCAATTCCGGGGAGCCTCAGACGCTCGATCAGGCACAGACCTCGATCAATATCGAAGCCTTTATCCTCAAAGACCTTTATGAAGGTCTCACCATTTACGATGCTGCCGGCAAGATCGTTCCCGGTACGGCGGAAAGCTGGACGCTGTCTGAGGATGGTACCGTCTACACGTTCAAACTGCGTGCAGATGCGAAGTGGTCGGATGGCACTCCGGTAACGGCTGGAGATTTTGTTTTCTCCTATCAGCGCGTCGAAGACCCGAAGACCGCAGCAAAATATGCGAATATTCTTTATCCGATCAAGAACGCCGAGAAGATAAACAAGGGCGAAACTTCGGTTGACCAGCTTGGCGTCAAGGCCGTGGATGACAAGACCCTTGAGATCACACTCGAGCGCTCAACACCGTTCTTCCTTGAACTCCTTGCCCACCAGACAGCTCTGCCGATCTCGAAGGCAAGCTTTGACAAGAACGGAACCAACTTCGTAAAGCCGGGCGTCATGGTCTCGAACGGTGCTTACAAGCTTGAAGCGCATGTTCCCAATGACAGCTTGACGGTGGTCAAGAACACCAACTTCTGGGACGCATCGAACACCAAGATCGACAAGGTCATCTTCTACCCGATCGACGACCAGGCCGCATCCGTTCGTCGTTTCGAAGCCAAGGAAATGGACCTCGCCTACAACTTTTCCGCGGACCAGATCGACCGTCTGCGCAAGGCCTATGGCGAACAGGTTCACGTTTCGCCGACGCTTGCGACCTATTACTATACCTTCGACACGCGTGAAGCGCCGTATAACGATGTCCGCGTCCGTCAAGCCCTGTCCATGGCAGTCGACCGCGATTTTCTCGCCAAGGAAATCTACAGCGGTTCGCAGGTTCCCGCCTACTCCATGGTTCCTCCGGGCATGGACTCCTACGGTGAGCCTGCGAAAGCAGAGTTTGCGACGCTGTCGCAACTCGATCGTGAAGACGAAGCCGTCAAACTCATGAAGGAAGCCGGTTACGGCGAGGGCGGCAAGCCGCTTTCCGTCGAAATTCGCTACAACACCAACCCGAACCATGAGCGCGTTGCCACCGCTATTGCGGACATGTGGAAAAATACCTTTGGCGCGAAAGTGTCACTGGTGAACCTCGACGTCGCCTCCCATTACGGCTACCTGCAGGAAGGCGGCAAGTACAACGTTGCGCGTGCAGGCTGGGTTGCCGACTATGCGGATGCGGAAAACTTCCTCGCCCTTTCGGTATCCTCCAACAAGACCTTCAACTACTCGAAGTTCAATAATGCCGAATATGATGCGCTGATGCAGAAGTCCTATGACGAAAAGGATCCTGCTGCTCGCTCCAAACTGTTGCACGAGGCAGAAACCATCCTCATGAAGGAACAGCCGGTTGCTCCGCTTCTCACACAGGCGGACCTGTGGCTGGTTTCCAACCGCGTGAAGGGTTGGGAAGACAATGCTGCTAACGAACACCTCAGCCGCTTCCTGAGCGTTTCCGAATAA